From Coffea arabica cultivar ET-39 chromosome 2e, Coffea Arabica ET-39 HiFi, whole genome shotgun sequence, the proteins below share one genomic window:
- the LOC113732371 gene encoding protein REDUCED CHLOROPLAST COVERAGE 2-like isoform X3, with translation MIFSPSLISLLPSNAYKSLMKAFSEHNKFGNLPYGFRVNTWVVPPFVAEQPSTFPPLPVEDENFGGHGGGQGRDGKHDNRQWAKEFAILAAMQCKTEEERQIRDRKAFLLHSLFVDISVFKAVAAIKNLVENNQHLPAGSSCIEYEQKLGDLLITVTKDMADASMKLDCKNDGIRVLGISQEELTKRNLLKGITADESATVHDTSTLGVVVVKHSGYTAIVKVVAETNQNDSVVSQDIDIQDQPEGGANALNVNSLRMLLHKTPASQASSLVQRSNITDLEDLRTSRSLVRKVLGEGLLRLQAEDTKQTKPIRWELGACWVQHLQNQSAGKTDSKKGEDKVEQAVKGLGKTGGLLKDIKKKLDDRNSKSEQRKEAANDGFDVGKKELEELDEAKETMWKQLLSEASYMRLKHSETGLHLKSPSELIEMAHKYYADTALPKLVADFGSLELSPVDGRTLTDFMHTRGLQICSLGRVVELADKLPHVQSLCIHEMVVRAYKHVLHAVVAAVDNIGDLALSIASCLNVLLGTASEGNADSEITNDDNLKWKWVETFLFKRFGWKWKDENIHDLRKFAILRGLCHKVGLELVSRDYDMDTSCPFKKTDIISMIPVYKHVACSSADGRTLLESSKTSLDKGKLEDAVNYGTKALSRFVSVCGPYHRMTAGAYSLLAVVLYHTGDFNQATIYLQKALDINERELGLDHPDTMKSYGDLAVFYYRLQHTELALKYVNRALYLLHLTCGPSHPNTAATYINIAMMEEGLGNVHVALRYLHEALKCNQRLLGADHIQTAASYHAIAIALSLMEAYSLSVQHEQTTLQILQAKLGPDDLRTQMFLQDAAAWLEYFESKALEQQEAARNGTPKPDASISSKGHLSVSDLLDYIMPDEVRDAQKKQARAKVKSKIGQNGEAVEDKYNKDELLSPAHSVVENSSDKENKSELLFMETIDKTHDLFPAEQTILNEHDDLVQDNRSEEGWQEALPKGRSSMGQKPPGSRRPNLAKLHTNLMNTSQVSKFRGKSTTFSSPRTSSNESAAASTLTPAPKKFGKSASFSPKSINPAISSGGVEKSANPKSAPASPASTDPVSKADQTISSVSIQTAGKHFSYKEVALAPPGTIVKAVTEKFPNESSAEASLPIRKETGVASKSEVVERNNGEERQVNSPIEEKSTVDLDGQMDEDSNSKEQIEEIATTLVKSLERDETEDSKGKGSEVTEGKQERSIVESKEGEAGQGFVLEGENSSSSEKSELGTSKVEVSERPGCKCKEASSENEPISTSAEKTTPLSQKHEFNPKDEVEAIQEKLSPANEANEDKEIASSLPNEGVKQGDCETGKGTSKKLSAAAPPFNPSSVPVFGSVPVQSFKELGGLLPPPVNIPPLVPVSPAHRSPNQSATARVPYGPRLSGGYTGSRNRVPRNKTVYHSDEHNGDASHFSLPRIMNPHASEFVPGQPWVPNGYPIAPNGYIVYSNCTAASPNAYPIPQNGVLVSPNGSSAPSHVFPATQNGLPVPVESVETRSVAEHVEGQNEVGSDGCNEESSMNLTVESSIVKKVEENQSDDGEKPCDNESGVAEKSCTDPEKKSTDTATQIPEIVAAKESCGSILVEKTKTKCWGDYSDGETEIVEIKS, from the exons ATGATTTTTTCTCCTTCTCTCATCTCACTCCTCCCATCCAAT GCATATAAATCTCTGATGAAAGCTTTCAGTGAGCACAATAAA TTTGGAAATCTTCCTTATGGTTTTCGAGTGAATACATGGGTTGTACCACCTTTTGTTGCTGAGCAGCCATCAACATTTCCTCCATTGCCTGTTGAAGATGAGAACTTTGGAGGACATGGAGGTGGACAAGGAAGAGATGGGAAGCATGATAATAGGCAGTGGGCGAAAGAATTTGCAATTTTGGCAGCAATGCAGTGTAAGACAGAAGAGGAAAGGCAAATTCGAGATAGAAAAGCCTTTCTACTTCACAGTTTATTCGTTGACATTTCAGTCTTTAAAGCTGTTGCAGCAATAAAGAATCTTGTGGAAAATAATCAGCACTTGCCAGCTGGTTCTAGTTGCATCGAATATGAACAGAAACTTGGAGATCTACTGATTACGGTGACAAAGGACATGGCTGATGCAAGTATGAAATTAGATTGCAAGAATGATGGGATTCGTGTTCTTGGGATCTCACAAGAGGAACTTACTAAGCGAAATTTACTCAAAGGGATAACTGCAGATGAAAGTGCAACTGTTCAT GATACTTCTACTCTGGGTGTTGTGGTTGTTAAACACTCTGGCTATACAGCTATTGTGAAAGTGGTAgctgaaacaaatcagaatgaTAGTGTAGTTTCCCAGGACATTGACATTCAGGACCAGCCTGAGGGAGGTGCAAATGCCTTGAATGTGAATAG CTTAAGAATGCTGTTGCACAAGACCCCAGCATCCCAAGCATCCAGTCTGGTTCAAAGATCAAATATTACAGACCTTGAAGATTTACGTACATCTAGGTCATTGGTAAGAAAGGTGTTAGGAGAAGGTTTGTTGAGGTTGCAAGCGGAGGacaccaaacaaacaaaaccaaTTAGATGGGAGCTGGGGGCCTGTTGggttcaacatttacaaaatcaAAGTGCAGGCAAAACTGACTCTAAAAAAGGTGAAGATAAAGTTGAGCAAGCTGTAAAGGGTCTTGGAAAAACTGGTGGACTGCTCAAGGATATTAAGAAAAAACTAGATGACCGAAACTCAAAATCTGAGCAAAGAAAAGAAGCTGCAAATGATGGTTTTGATGTGGGAAAgaaagaacttgaagagttaGATGAGGCAAAAGAAACGATGTGGAAACAACTGCTTTCTGAAGCATCATACATGCGCCTTAAACATTCAGAGACTGGTCTTCATCTTAAG TCGCCCAGCGAGTTGATTGAGATGGCACACAAATACTATGCTGATACTGCACTTCCAAAACTG GTGGCTGATTTTGGCTCCCTTGAACTTTCACCAGTCGACGGAAGGACGCTGACTGATTTCATGCATACGAGGGGTTTGCAAATCTGCTCCTTAGGACGTGTG GTCGAGCTTGCAGACAAACTTCCTCATGTACAGTCACTCTGTATACATGAGATGGTTGTTCGAGCTTACAAACATGTATTGCATGCTGTTGTAGCAGCAGTAGATAATATTGGTGACTTGGCCTTGTCAATTGCATCATGTTTAAATGTACTGTTAGGAACAGCATCTGAAGGAAATGCTGATTCAGAAATTACTAATGATGATAACTTGAAATGGAAGTGGGtggaaacttttctttttaaaagaTTTGGGTGGAAATGGAAGGACGAAAACATCCATGACCTCAGAAAGTTTGCCATTCTTCGTGGGCTTTGCCATAAG GTTGGACTGGAGCTTGTTTCCAGGGACTATGACATGGATACATCTTGCCCTTTTAAGAAGACAGACATTATAAGCATGATACCTGTATACAAG CATGTTGCATGTTCATCAGCTGATGGGCGTACTTTGTTAGAATCATCAAAAACATCCTTGGATAAAGGCAAACTGGAGGATGCTGTTAATTATGGAACTAAG GCACTCTCCAGATTTGTATCAGTTTGTGGACCTTACCATAGAATGACAGCTGGAGCATATAGTCTTCTTGCCGTGGTTCTCTACCATACCGGAGATTTTAATCAG GCTACAATTTACCTGCAAAAAGCTTTGGATATAAATGAGAGggagcttggacttgatcaCCCAGATACAATGAAAAGTTATGGAGACTTGGCTGTTTTTTACTATCGGCTCCAGCATACAGAGTTGGCCTTAAA GTATGTCAATCGCGCATTGTATCTCTTGCATCTAACTTGTGGACCATCTCATCCAAATACGGCTGCGACTTACATTAACATTGCAATGATGGAAGAAGGTTTGGGCAATGTCCATGTTGCTCTGAGGTACCTCCACGAGGCTCTTAAATGCAATCAAAGACTTCTTGGAGCTGATCATATCCAg ACTGCAGCCAGCTATCATGCTATAGCAATTGCTCTCTCTTTGATGGAAGCATATTCATTGAGTGTTCAGCATGAACAAACCACTCTTCAAATACTGCAGGCAAAACTTGGGCCAGATGATCTTCGTACACAG ATGTTTCTTCAGGATGCGGCTGCATGGCTTGAATATTTTGAGTCAAAGGCCCTGGAGCAGCAAGAAGCAGCGCGGAATGGTACCCCAAAACCAGATGCCTCTATTTCTAGCAAAGGACATTTAAG TGTGTCAGATTTGCTGGATTACATAATGCCGGATGAAGTAAGGGATGCCCAAAAGAAACAAGCTCGTGCAAAG GTTAAAAGCAAAATAGGACAAAATGGGGAGGCTGTTGAAGATAAATATAACAAGGATGAATTGCTATCACCAGCTCATTCTGTGGTGGAGAATTCCAGTGATAAAGAGAACAAATCTGAGCTGCTATTTATGGAAACCATTGACAAGACCCATGATTTATTTCCAGCAGAGCAAACAATATTAAATGAACATGATGATCTTGTGCAGGATAATAGATCTGAAGAAGGATGGCAAGAAGCTTTACCTAAGGGTCGCTCATCGATGGGCCAAAAGCCTCCTGGCTCAAGGAGGCCCAACCTCGCAAAACTGCACACCAACTTAATGAACACTTCTCAGGTATCCAAATTCCGTGGTAAAAGCACCACTTTCTCATCTCCAAGGACATCATCTAATGAGTCTGCTGCTGCTTCCACACTTACTCCTGCTCCAAAGAAGTTTGGGAAGAGTGCTAGCTTCAGTCCAAAGTCAATCAATCCTGCAATTTCAAGTGGTGGTGTAGAAAAATCAGCTAACCCAAAATCAGCCCCGGCGAGCCCTGCGTCTACTGATCCAGTGAGTAAGGCTGATCAAACCATAAGTTCGGTCAGTATTCAGACAGCTGGAAAACATTTTTCCTACAAAGAAGTTGCTTTAGCTCCACCTGGTACAATAGTGAAGGCAGTGACTGAAAAGTTTCCAAATGAAAGCTCTGCAGAAGCAAGTCTTCCCATAAGGAAGGAGACAGGCGTGGCATCTAAAAGTGAAGTGGTAGAAAGGAATAATGGGGAGGAAAGACAAGTGAACAGTCCCATCGAAGAGAAATCAACAGTGGATCTTGATGGGCAAATGGATGAAGATTCCAACAGCAAAGAACAGATAGAAGAGATAGCTACTACCTTAGTAAAATCTTTAGAACGAGATGAAACTGAAGATTCTAAAGGAAAGGGATCTGAAGTCACTGAGGGTAAGCAAGAAAGGAGTATTGTTGAAAGCAAGGAAGGAGAAGCCGGGCAAGGTTTTGTTTTGGAAGGTGAGAATTCTAGTTCTTCTGAAAAGTCAGAACTTGGCACTTCGAAAGTGGAAGTGTCTGAAAGACCAGGTTGCAAATGTAAGGAAGCGTCGTCTGAGAATGAACCTATCTCTACTTCAGCAGAAAAAACCACCCCGCTGTCACAAAAACATGAATTTAACCCAAAAGACGAAGTAGAAGCTATACAGGAGAAGCTTTCTCCTGCAAATGAAGCAAACGAAGATAAAGAAATTGCAAGTTCATTGCCAAATGAAGGAGTAAAGCAGGGGGATTGTGAGACTGGAAAAGGAACAAGCAAGAAACTTTCTGCAGCTGCTCCTCCATTTAATCCATCATCAGTTCCGGTTTTTGGCTCAGTTCCAGTGCAAAGCTTTAAAGAACTTGGAGGATTATTGCCCCCTCCTGTAAATATTCCACCACTGGTTCCAGTTAGTCCAGCTCATAGATCACCAAATCAGTCAGCAACTGCAAGAGTTCCATATGGTCCCCGACTCTCAGGTGGCTATACTGGATCAAGAAATCGGGTACCACGTAATAAAACTGTTTACCACAGTGATGAACATAATGGGGATGCAAGTCATTTCAGCCTGCCACGAATAATGAACCCACATGCGTCTGAGTTTGTCCCTGGCCAGCCATGGGTTCCAAATGGTTATCCAATTGCTCCAAATGGTTATATAGTTTATTCAAATTGTACTGCTGCATCACCAAATGCTTATCCTATACCCCAA